Below is a genomic region from Demequina sp. NBRC 110054.
ACTCGACCAGCGCCTTCCAGTTCTCGATCAGGTTGGTCCCGGGGAGCATGGTCGAGGCGAGCACATCCTGGCTCGTGTTCGTCGCCGACACCACCATGAAGTACAGCGGACCGATCGACAGCAGGGCCACGATCGTCAGGAAGACGTACTTGGGCGTCTCGCGGAGCGCCACCTTCGCCTTAGTCACGCTTGTCACCGACCTTCATCTGGATGGCAGCGAGGATCGCGACCATGATGAGGATCACGTAGGACAGCGCCGCGCCGTAGCCGAAGTTGGGGTTGTTCACGAACGACACCTCGTACAGGTAGTGAGACATCGTCATCGACGTGTTCGCGGGTCCGCCCCTGGTCAGGTTGAAGGACTCATCGAAGAGCTGCAGGGTGCCGTTGGTGGACATGATCACCGTGAGCAGGATCATGGGCTTGAGCTGGGGCACCGTGACGGAGAAGAAGGTCCTAATCGTGCCGGCTCCATCCATCTTGGCCGCCTCGATCGTGGTCGGGTCGATGTTCTGGAGACCCGCGAGGTAGAAGATCATGTTGTAGCCGGTCCACCGCCACAGCAGGCCCAGGATGATGACCATCCGTGCCGTGGTCGGGTCGCCCAGCCAGTTCACCGGGGAGTCGATGAAGCCAAGCGCGAGCAGCCAGTCGTTCACAAGACCGTCGTTCGAGAAGATCGTGCGGAACACGAGCGAGTACGACACGAGCGAGATCGCGGCGGGCAGGAAGATCGCAGTCCTCCAGAATCCCTTG
It encodes:
- a CDS encoding carbohydrate ABC transporter permease, with amino-acid sequence MMTPVVAPDRPEKKSKSKKRVEKRKLSPAARRRSLTGWMFLLPAAVLIGVMMFWPMFQALILSFKTGRGSALDFADPLYFNYSRMLEDEIFKLTMQNTLLYLAIQVPIMLVTALVLANILNNPRLKFKGFWRTAIFLPAAISLVSYSLVFRTIFSNDGLVNDWLLALGFIDSPVNWLGDPTTARMVIILGLLWRWTGYNMIFYLAGLQNIDPTTIEAAKMDGAGTIRTFFSVTVPQLKPMILLTVIMSTNGTLQLFDESFNLTRGGPANTSMTMSHYLYEVSFVNNPNFGYGAALSYVILIMVAILAAIQMKVGDKRD